One stretch of Bombina bombina isolate aBomBom1 chromosome 7, aBomBom1.pri, whole genome shotgun sequence DNA includes these proteins:
- the LOC128636010 gene encoding E3 ubiquitin/ISG15 ligase TRIM25-like, with amino-acid sequence MASADLREELTCSICLSIYTDPVTLSCGHNFCLHCIDIVLGTQEDSGVYTCPECRKKLSYRPEMQRNVTLCNLLNHLLPSHQETDTGIFCTYCIHPAFKSCLLCEASFCDFHLRRHSESDEHILTEPTTSWGNRKCSIHKKLLEYYCTEDAACICVSCSLAGEHRGHQVEMLNEASQKKKNKLRNVLQKLTTKREKTDKRVQRLQEHRRGVQEKAAGITERLTALIRDIRKQLEDLEKRVLSEFTRQQEQVLPPISDLIQQLEKEKDELTRKICHIEELCNMTDPLTVLQEQESHRDDFCGAEKGDNEVTQRGDKQVPAGGDLDEGLISVTLYRGLADIVTDVKKGLYVQVTSDILLDINTANNNVIVSGDCKSASWSIINQQRPETADRFTDAPQVLSTRSFSSGRHYWEVQTSESGDWSIGFCYPSMERRSTVSHIGNMSWILSNCYAEKYKHDDNDIPHKTIYTSLHQSLSCNRVGILLDYEAGQMSFYELCDPIRHLHTFTGTFTEPLHAAFWVCGDGAWVKIMS; translated from the exons ATGGCGTCTGCTGATCTGAGAGAGGAACTAACCTGCTCTATTTGCCTGAGCATTTATACAGATCCTGTAACTCTCAGCTGTGGCCATAACTTCTGCCTACACTGTATTGATATTGTGCTGGGTACCCAGGAGGATTCTGGGGTTTATACCTGTCCTGAGTGCAGAAAGAAATTAAGTTACAGACCTGAGATGCAGAGAAATGTGACACTGTGTAATTTACTAAATCATTTACTCCCTAGTCATCAAGAGACTGATACTGGGATCTTCTGCACTTACTGCATTCACCCTGCCTTTAAATCTTGTCTGCTGTGTGAGGCTTCTTTTTGTGATTTCCACTTGAGAAGACACAGTGAGTCTGATGAACACATCTTAACTGAACCCACTACTTcatggggtaacagaaaatgctcaatCCACAAGAAACTCCTGGAGTATTACTGCACTgaagatgctgcctgtatctgtgtgtcctgctccctggccggagagcacaggggacaccaggtagAAATGCTAAATGAGGCTTctcaaaagaaaaagaataaactgagaaatgttctgcagaaactgaccacaaagagagagaagaCGGATAAAAGAGTCCAGCGTCTGCaggagcacaggagaggggtgcaagagaaagcagctggtataacagagcggctcactgccctgattagggacatcaggaaacagctggaagacctagagaagcgagttcTGAGTGAattcacccggcagcaggagcaggttttacctccaatctctgatctgatccagcagctggaaaaagagaaggacgagctgaccaggaagatttgtcacattgaggagctgtgcaacatgactgacccattaactgtcctacaagaacaggaatcacacagagatgacttTTGTGGTGCTGAGAAGGGAGATAATGAGGTCACACAGAGAGGTGATAAACAGGTTCCTGCTGGGGGGGATTTGGATGAGGGTCTAATCTCAGTGACCTTATACAGAGGTTTAGCTGATATTGTTACTGATGTAAAGAAAGGGCTCTATGTGCAGGTGACATCAGACATATTACTGGATATAAATACAGCTAATAATAATGTTATTGTATCAGGTGATTGTAAAAGTGCATCCTGGTCAATAATAAACCAGCAACGACCAGAAACAGCAGACAGATTTACAGATGCTCCTCAGGTATTAAGCACCAGGAGCTTTTCCTCGGGACGACATTACTGGGAAGTGCAGACCAGTGAATCAGGGGACTGGAGTATAGGGTTTTGTTATCCTAGTATGGAAAGGAGGAGCACTGTGTCTCATATAGGAAATATGTCCTGGATACTGAGCAATTGTTATGCTGAGAAATATAAACATGATGATAATGACA TACCACATAAAACCATATACACTTCATTACATCAGTCTCTATCATGTAACAGAGTAGGAATACTGCTGGACTATGAGGCTGGGCAAATGTCCTTTTATGAGCTGTGTGACCCAATCAGACACTTACACACATTCACTGGCACATTCACAGAGCCTCTTCATGCTGCATTCTGGGTATGTGGTGATGGGGCCTGGGTGAAAATCATGAGCTAG